ACCGCCGCCACCGCCAATCCCTGGGTCCGCATCCTGGACAGCCTGGAGAAAAAGGTCAACCGCCACTCCTACGACACTTGGCTCAAGCCCACGCGCTACAGCCACGCCCGCGGCAACATCCTGGTGGTGCGCGTGCCCACCGCCGAGTTCCGCCAGATCGGCGACCGCTACGGCGACCTGATCCACGAAGCCATCGAGAAGCTGGAGCTGAAGTTCGAGGACGTGGAGTTCGTCACCGTGGAGGAGGAACCCTCGGCCACCACCGTGCGCCACGACGGCGGCTTCGCGCCCTCCCCGGCGGCCCCCGGCGCGCGGCCGGCGCAGGCGCGCTTCGACTGGGACAGCGCCGCCCAACTCAATCCCAAGTACACCTTCGACGCCTTCGTCATCGGCGCCGCCAACCAGTTCGCGCACGCCGCCTCCCGCGCCGTCGCCGAGCGCCCCTCCAAGGCCTACAACCCGCTCTTCCTCTACGGCGGCGTGGGCATGGGCAAGACCCACCTCATGCAGGCCATCGGGCATGAGGTCAAGAAGCGCCAGCCCCAGTCGGCCATCTGCTACCTCACCAGCGAGAAGTTCACCAACGAGGTGATCCACTCCCTGCGCTACGACAAGATGGCCAGCTTCCGCGACCGCTTCCGCAACGTGGACGTGCTGCTGGTGGACGACATCCAGTTCCTGCGCCAGAAGGAGCGCACCCAGGAGGAGTTCTTCCACACCTTCAACGCGCTGCACGATTCGCTCAAGCAGATCGTCATCGCCAGCGACCGCCCGCCCAAGGAGCTGGCGGAGATCGAAGACCGTCTGCGCTCGCGCTTCGAGTGGGGCCTGATCGCCGACATCCAGCCACCGGACCTGGAGACTAAGGTCGCCATCCTGCAAAAGAAGGCGGAGCTGGAGCGCGTCCCGCTGCCCACGGACGTGGCGCTGTTCATCGCCTCCAACATCCGGTCGAACGTCCGCGAACTCGAGGGAGCGCTCATCCGCCTGATGGCCTACACCTCGCTGACCGGCGCGCCGCTCACCCTGCAGACGGCGCAGCAGGTGCTGAAGAGCATCATCGACGCTCAGACCCGCCGCGTGACCATTGACTCCATCCAGAAGGCGGTGGCTGAGCAGTTCGGCCTGCGCGTAGCCGACATCAAGGCCAAGAACAATTCTCGGCCGATTGTCTACCCGCGGCAGGTCGCCATGTACCTGGCCAAGCACCTCACCCAGGCCTCGCTGCCGGAGATCGGGCGCCAGTTTGGCG
The nucleotide sequence above comes from Terriglobales bacterium. Encoded proteins:
- the dnaA gene encoding chromosomal replication initiator protein DnaA, whose protein sequence is MSLSTVTAATANPWVRILDSLEKKVNRHSYDTWLKPTRYSHARGNILVVRVPTAEFRQIGDRYGDLIHEAIEKLELKFEDVEFVTVEEEPSATTVRHDGGFAPSPAAPGARPAQARFDWDSAAQLNPKYTFDAFVIGAANQFAHAASRAVAERPSKAYNPLFLYGGVGMGKTHLMQAIGHEVKKRQPQSAICYLTSEKFTNEVIHSLRYDKMASFRDRFRNVDVLLVDDIQFLRQKERTQEEFFHTFNALHDSLKQIVIASDRPPKELAEIEDRLRSRFEWGLIADIQPPDLETKVAILQKKAELERVPLPTDVALFIASNIRSNVRELEGALIRLMAYTSLTGAPLTLQTAQQVLKSIIDAQTRRVTIDSIQKAVAEQFGLRVADIKAKNNSRPIVYPRQVAMYLAKHLTQASLPEIGRQFGGKHHTTVMHSVEKIEQVRKADKDLNRMLNKLTEILS